The Sinomicrobium kalidii genome contains a region encoding:
- a CDS encoding thiazole synthase: MQSNTLTIAGTEFTSRLFIGTGKFSSASLMNKAVLASGSELATVALKRVNPEDQTEDIHTALQKTGIRLLPNTSGVRTAKEAVFAAQLAREALETNWIKLEIHPDPKYLLPDPVETLLATEKLVKLGFVVMPYIHADPVLCKRLEEVGAQCVMPLGAPIGSNKGLKTLDFLEIIVEQSSVPVIVDAGIGSPSHAAAAMEMGADAVLVNTAIAVSDNPIAMAEAFKLAVRAGRTAYTARLAPVKTGAEASSPLTSFLSENQ, encoded by the coding sequence ATGCAAAGCAACACTCTGACCATAGCAGGAACGGAATTTACCTCCCGGCTTTTTATCGGTACCGGGAAATTCAGTTCTGCCAGTCTTATGAATAAAGCTGTACTGGCTTCCGGAAGCGAACTGGCCACCGTTGCCCTGAAAAGGGTCAACCCGGAAGATCAGACAGAAGACATTCACACCGCACTTCAAAAAACCGGAATAAGGTTACTGCCCAACACCTCCGGCGTACGCACCGCAAAAGAGGCCGTATTTGCAGCCCAACTGGCCAGGGAAGCCCTCGAAACAAACTGGATAAAACTGGAAATCCATCCCGACCCTAAATACCTCCTCCCGGACCCGGTAGAAACCCTGCTGGCTACGGAAAAACTGGTGAAACTGGGATTTGTCGTGATGCCCTACATCCACGCCGACCCGGTATTGTGCAAACGCCTGGAAGAGGTCGGGGCCCAGTGTGTCATGCCGCTTGGCGCGCCCATAGGCAGCAACAAGGGATTAAAGACACTGGACTTCCTGGAGATCATTGTCGAGCAAAGTAGTGTACCCGTTATTGTTGACGCGGGAATCGGAAGTCCTTCTCATGCAGCCGCAGCGATGGAGATGGGTGCCGATGCCGTGCTGGTCAATACGGCCATTGCAGTATCTGACAACCCCATAGCCATGGCCGAAGCCTTCAAACTGGCTGTAAGGGCGGGAAGGACAGCCTACACCGCAAGGCTGGCGCCTGTTAAGACCGGAGCAGAAGCGAGCAGCCCACTTACCTCTTTTCTTTCGGAAAATCAATAA
- a CDS encoding thiamine phosphate synthase, translated as MATPYMLTIAGLDPCGGAGILADIKTTENLNVSGLSTCTALTVQSDRVLKKCRWVDVQLITEQVELLMEHYPIGTVKIGIIENTEVITEIIRVLRDKKPDVRIIWDPVLKSGGGYVFHKKLKLRDLYRILDHCYLITPNYDEIRALSENSDVEKAIAEITARCHLLLKGGHRNDRKGTDILYRKGSSPVVFHPEKILDTDRHGSGCVLSSAIGAYLARGYTLEVACKQAKEYTYNYLKNSPGRNKLKGMEFQYISRGMTPEEHLNNIRRVCTAGGRWIQLRIKNRHEREVFDTAKKALKICRQYGARLIIDDYVSTAKAVGADGVHLGKNDLPTGEAKNILGPGFIVGATANTIEDIELQTNSGADYIGLGPYRFTSTKKNLSPVLGLEGYLRIVQQLQQRNINIPLVAIGGITREDIAPILDTGIQGIAVSGLLSAPGRTDLKATITEIQHFFKNTEICKATL; from the coding sequence ATGGCAACACCTTATATGTTAACGATAGCAGGACTTGATCCCTGCGGCGGAGCAGGGATTCTGGCAGACATAAAGACAACAGAAAATTTGAATGTCAGCGGATTAAGTACATGTACCGCCCTGACCGTACAGAGCGATCGGGTTTTGAAAAAATGCAGATGGGTTGATGTACAACTCATTACGGAACAGGTAGAACTGCTCATGGAACATTACCCTATCGGGACAGTAAAGATCGGGATCATAGAAAATACGGAGGTAATAACAGAGATCATTCGCGTTCTGCGCGATAAAAAACCTGATGTCAGGATCATCTGGGACCCGGTATTGAAATCGGGCGGTGGCTATGTTTTTCATAAAAAATTAAAGCTGCGGGATCTTTACAGGATACTCGACCATTGTTACCTGATAACTCCCAATTACGATGAAATCCGGGCTTTGTCTGAAAACAGCGATGTGGAAAAGGCAATAGCAGAAATTACTGCTCGCTGTCACCTACTCCTTAAAGGCGGACATCGTAACGACAGGAAGGGAACAGATATATTGTACAGGAAAGGTTCGTCTCCGGTCGTTTTTCATCCGGAAAAAATCCTGGATACGGACAGGCACGGAAGCGGCTGCGTCCTCTCCTCTGCTATAGGAGCATACCTCGCCCGCGGATACACATTGGAAGTTGCCTGCAAACAGGCCAAAGAATACACCTATAACTATCTTAAAAATTCCCCCGGCAGAAATAAACTGAAGGGAATGGAATTTCAATATATCTCCCGGGGAATGACCCCGGAAGAACATCTTAACAACATCCGAAGGGTATGTACCGCAGGAGGAAGGTGGATACAACTCCGTATTAAGAACCGTCATGAAAGGGAGGTTTTTGACACGGCAAAAAAGGCACTGAAGATATGCCGGCAGTACGGGGCCAGACTCATTATTGACGATTACGTATCTACAGCCAAGGCCGTGGGAGCAGACGGAGTCCATCTCGGAAAAAACGACCTTCCCACCGGGGAAGCTAAAAACATCCTCGGCCCCGGTTTTATCGTGGGAGCAACAGCAAACACCATAGAAGATATTGAACTCCAGACCAATTCCGGAGCAGATTATATCGGTTTGGGGCCCTACCGTTTTACTTCCACCAAAAAAAACCTCAGCCCGGTACTTGGTCTCGAAGGCTATCTACGTATTGTACAACAACTTCAGCAGAGAAATATCAATATCCCCCTGGTGGCTATCGGAGGCATTACAAGAGAAGACATCGCTCCGATACTGGACACCGGCATACAGGGAATAGCTGTTTCCGGGTTGTTATCTGCCCCCGGGCGCACAGATCTGAAAGCAACGATCACAGAAATACAACATTTTTTTAAAAACACAGAAATATGCAAAGCAACACTCTGA
- a CDS encoding thiamine phosphate synthase, translated as MPAPEYIVITAPESQSPPDEIPCIIRMFENGLETLHLRKPGITSAALARLLGHIPEIYHDRVMTHQHFDVTGEFRLKGVHLPEKVRRNYGEGLYRQVSTYREKGFVVSASFHSVSDIRSYSTGLFDYAFLSPVFDSISKKGYKGQAFNLSGEKLPFPVIALGGITPRHIPQLKEQGFAGAALLGYIWKNKDPEDAFKELKRQK; from the coding sequence ATGCCGGCACCGGAATACATCGTAATCACAGCACCGGAATCCCAATCCCCTCCGGATGAAATCCCTTGCATTATCCGGATGTTCGAAAACGGACTGGAAACACTGCACCTCCGGAAACCCGGAATCACCTCAGCAGCCCTGGCCCGGTTACTGGGTCATATTCCCGAAATATACCACGACCGGGTCATGACCCATCAGCATTTCGATGTGACGGGAGAATTCCGCCTCAAAGGGGTTCATCTTCCGGAAAAGGTCCGGAGAAATTACGGAGAAGGTTTATACAGGCAGGTGTCGACTTACAGGGAAAAAGGATTTGTCGTGAGCGCCTCCTTTCACTCCGTTTCGGATATAAGGTCTTATAGTACGGGGCTTTTCGATTATGCCTTTCTCAGTCCGGTTTTTGACAGTATCAGCAAAAAAGGGTACAAAGGGCAAGCTTTTAACCTTTCGGGAGAAAAGCTGCCTTTTCCGGTAATCGCTCTGGGCGGAATTACCCCCCGGCATATCCCGCAATTAAAAGAACAGGGATTTGCCGGAGCTGCCCTGTTGGGCTATATATGGAAAAACAAAGATCCTGAGGATGCTTTTAAGGAATTAAAAAGACAGAAATAA
- the thiC gene encoding phosphomethylpyrimidine synthase ThiC, translating to MKKDKTPDKQVISRDPLPNSRKIYVPGTLYPDIRVPMREISLDTTKNSLTGELEKNPPLTVYDTSGPFTDPSTDIHVEKGIPPIRSQWIASRNDVKQLSVFSSEYSNERLNNKKLEPFRFPHIRKPLRARSGQNVTQMHYAKKGIITPEMEFIAIRENQKLHEVRQLSEQHPGNSWGAAIPKAITPEFVRDEVARGRAVIPNNINHPESEPMIIGRNFLVKINANIGNSAVTSNIEEEVEKAVWACRWGADTIMDLSTGKNIHETREWILRNAPVPIGTVPIYQALEKVNGVAEDLTWDIFRDTLIEQAEQGVDYFTIHAGVLLRYIPMTAKRVTGIVSRGGSIMAKWCLAHHKESFLYTHFEEICEIMKAYDVSFSLGDGLRPGSLADANDQAQFAELETLGELTKIAWKHDVQTIIEGPGHVPMHMIKENMDKQLDACGEAPFYTLGPLTTDIAPGYDHITSGIGAAMIGWYGTAMLCYVTPKEHLGLPNREDVKTGVITYKIAAHAADLAKGHPGAQYRDDALSKARFEFRWEDQFNLSLDPDTARAFHDETLPAEGAKVAHFCSMCGPKFCSMKISQEIRDLEKNEIDQGMQEKAREFTEKGSEIYL from the coding sequence ATGAAAAAAGACAAAACCCCCGACAAACAAGTGATCTCCCGGGATCCGCTACCGAATTCCAGGAAAATATACGTCCCTGGAACCCTCTATCCGGACATCCGGGTGCCCATGCGGGAAATCTCATTGGATACTACCAAAAACTCGCTGACAGGAGAACTCGAAAAAAATCCTCCTCTGACCGTATACGACACCAGCGGGCCATTTACAGATCCATCTACGGATATCCATGTGGAAAAAGGCATTCCTCCCATACGCAGCCAATGGATCGCATCACGGAATGATGTAAAGCAATTATCTGTGTTCAGTTCCGAATATTCCAACGAAAGGCTGAACAATAAAAAACTGGAGCCCTTCCGGTTTCCGCACATCAGGAAGCCGCTCCGCGCCCGCTCCGGACAGAACGTCACGCAAATGCACTATGCCAAAAAGGGGATCATTACCCCCGAAATGGAATTTATAGCCATTCGTGAAAACCAAAAACTCCATGAAGTCCGCCAACTCTCCGAACAACATCCCGGAAACAGCTGGGGAGCCGCTATACCCAAAGCCATTACGCCGGAATTTGTAAGGGACGAAGTGGCCCGGGGAAGAGCGGTGATCCCCAACAATATCAATCACCCTGAAAGTGAACCCATGATCATAGGGCGGAACTTTCTGGTTAAGATAAATGCCAACATCGGCAATTCCGCCGTCACCTCCAATATTGAAGAGGAGGTAGAAAAAGCCGTCTGGGCCTGCCGCTGGGGAGCCGATACCATCATGGACCTTTCTACGGGAAAAAACATTCACGAAACCCGGGAGTGGATACTTCGCAATGCGCCCGTCCCCATAGGAACCGTCCCCATCTACCAGGCCCTCGAAAAAGTGAACGGCGTCGCCGAAGACCTCACCTGGGATATTTTCCGGGACACCCTTATTGAACAGGCAGAACAGGGAGTGGACTATTTTACTATCCACGCCGGGGTGCTGTTGCGTTATATACCGATGACCGCAAAACGGGTGACCGGTATTGTATCCCGCGGAGGGTCCATCATGGCCAAATGGTGCCTGGCACATCATAAAGAGAGTTTTTTATATACACACTTCGAGGAAATATGTGAGATCATGAAAGCCTATGATGTTTCCTTTTCCCTGGGCGACGGTCTCCGCCCGGGCAGCCTTGCCGATGCCAATGACCAGGCACAGTTTGCCGAACTGGAAACCCTGGGCGAACTGACCAAAATAGCCTGGAAACACGACGTACAAACTATTATAGAAGGACCGGGACACGTGCCCATGCACATGATCAAGGAGAACATGGACAAGCAACTCGATGCCTGCGGGGAAGCCCCTTTTTACACCCTCGGCCCGCTCACCACCGATATTGCTCCGGGCTACGATCATATCACCTCCGGTATCGGTGCGGCCATGATCGGATGGTACGGTACGGCCATGCTGTGTTATGTTACCCCCAAGGAACACCTGGGACTACCCAACAGGGAGGATGTAAAAACAGGGGTGATCACCTACAAGATTGCAGCCCACGCAGCCGACCTCGCCAAAGGACATCCGGGAGCACAATATCGCGATGATGCCCTGAGCAAAGCGAGATTCGAGTTCCGCTGGGAAGACCAGTTCAACCTGTCACTCGATCCCGACACAGCACGGGCATTCCACGATGAGACCCTGCCCGCCGAAGGTGCCAAGGTCGCCCATTTCTGTTCCATGTGCGGACCCAAGTTCTGCTCCATGAAAATATCACAGGAAATAAGAGACCTTGAAAAAAATGAAATAGACCAGGGCATGCAGGAAAAAGCCAGGGAATTTACCGAAAAAGGAAGTGAAATATACCTGTAA
- the thiS gene encoding sulfur carrier protein ThiS → METITVNVNDKAVSMAAQSTIKDLIRQMNISQKGIAIAVNSFSDSTPPFTGRETDREIIPQNQWSDYTLTNRQDILIIQATQGG, encoded by the coding sequence ATGGAAACAATCACGGTAAATGTCAACGACAAGGCCGTCTCCATGGCCGCACAAAGCACCATCAAGGATCTTATCCGGCAAATGAATATCTCTCAAAAAGGTATCGCTATTGCCGTAAACTCCTTTTCCGACAGTACTCCCCCCTTCACGGGAAGGGAAACGGACAGGGAAATCATCCCGCAAAATCAATGGTCTGATTACACACTTACCAATCGGCAGGACATCCTCATCATACAAGCTACACAAGGCGGATAG